The following are from one region of the Sandaracinaceae bacterium genome:
- a CDS encoding response regulator: MSGRRRRCAVVDDSRVVLDLLRVVLGDAGWDVSTHSEVGGLELRLREWNPDIILLDVGMPGVGERDLRQRVILLRVATGAKVVLHSAKEPAELEVLGQRAGADGVLAKSGDFAAICATLDRYVPQ, from the coding sequence GTGAGCGGGCGTCGACGTCGCTGTGCGGTGGTGGACGACTCGCGGGTGGTGCTGGACCTGCTGCGCGTGGTGCTCGGGGACGCCGGCTGGGACGTGAGCACGCACTCCGAGGTCGGTGGCCTCGAGCTGCGGCTGCGTGAGTGGAACCCCGACATCATCCTGCTGGACGTGGGGATGCCTGGCGTGGGTGAGCGCGACCTGCGTCAGCGCGTCATCCTGCTGCGTGTCGCGACCGGGGCCAAGGTGGTGCTGCACTCCGCCAAGGAGCCCGCCGAGCTGGAGGTGCTGGGCCAGCGCGCCGGGGCAGACGGTGTCCTCGCCAAGTCGGGGGACTTTGCCGCCATCTGCGCCACGCTCGACCGCTACGTGCCTCAGTAG